The nucleotide window ACTGGAGCGGTGTGTTAACCATTTTTTCTGAAGGAATCTGACTTATAAATTGCAACAACACTGAGAAGCATCTGGAAATGTGAATTAGAATTATGATTCATAGTGGGGATGCAcgatatgtttttgtttttttctgatatgccgatgttttacaactcatttagccgattgcCGATACAGAGACCGATAATTTTTTTCTGCAACCCCGATTGCAGatatcatcaattctcttctgtattggaattagcatacagtattatggtgatactcttatcccatttatgtaatattaatttattgtgcaaaataagaaaaatacttcatacttaaaactgcatattatTTACGACTTGCTTTCatacaaaattcatacaaaaagatacatcctacttaaaacttggatgatgctctccctgagacaatcataacaataaacacaaccagggcaaatttggccaatttcacatttgacatagtaagcaaacctaacctctgttctcAGGGAACATGTGTAatgtgcaactgtacagcaattaaacccaaatgaaatgaaattgtttactctttgacagtaaatgtgcctaaatttgtcagctacatgtaccttacagactgctgcttcaACTCAAATTTAACTCTAAACATGAGcacaacatgtgtgcagcagcccattactTTATAGGTTCATTATATCGGCGGATATCTgcgtgttggccgatatccaatagttcattttaaagctaatACCCGCCAATACCGATAATGTaccgataatatcgtgcatccctaattcaTAGCACTTTGGAATGCACCACAAGTAAAACCTGCTGTGTGCAAAAAATATTCTATGAAGcctgtgtatttgtttgaaagtttttgtcttttctctaTCTTCAGCTGCTGGAGCAGCATTTTGCAAGGCAGCACGTATCCATATGCAGCTACAGAACAAACATGACAGTGCCGTCAGCTTCATCGATGCAGGAAATGCTTACAAGAAGTCTGACCCTAACGGTGAGACTGTTTTTAATATCTTACATTTTAGTGCCTCTGGTTTTATCCTTGTGTTTAATCTAAATATTCAAGTAAGGGAACATACtcttacatttatatttcaacATAAACCTGAATAGATGAGTTATAATGTAGAGGGCTTACATGAACATTGTTCATTGTAGAGTAGACTTGCTGGATAATTCCCACATCTTGCAGTGTGGAAACAAGGTGATACATGTGGGACATGTTTCCGTGACTGCAATTAAGCCTTGTCTCAACAGATAACTCACAAAAGACCAACTATTTTTCTGTATTATCAAAATATTTGTGTACTCCTGAATTCTCACAATTTTGAAATGTAAGGCAGTTGTTTTGCAGGTCTAGCAGAGAGCCTGTGATTTTGAGGCATATTTCACTTTTCACTGTGTCACTGTGTCTTTGCTATTAATACTTTAATAATAGAGTTATTGAACGACAATTTTTGATTCATTTAGCTTCACCTGGCTGCTTTTAATATTCCTCTCTACGTAGCTCCAGATGTATGTGtaacaaatgtatttgttttacaGAAAATCAACAATGACCTGTTATATATAACAACAACTGCATGCAACTAATGGGAAACTATTATTTTACTGAACACCTCAGCTCCctcttttaaaataacaaagcaTTTGCACAGACACAGTATGGGGTGCTGTGTCAACGTCTGTTAGGTCTGAACAAACTAACACAATCTCTAACTGTTCCCTCCTCTTCCCTTTATGCTTTCAAAAGAGGCAATCAAGTGTTTAAACGCTGCCATCGATATATACACAGACATGGTAAGATGCACAGAGAAAGAGTCCACATATGTTCTGATCCGTAACAGTGATGCCATTTCTTCTGTTCAGCTCTGATTTCTCCTTTTCCTTTGACTCACAGTATGAGTTCTGTAGATCACCTCATCTAGATGTCTCTAAATCTTCAATCACACTCATGTAGCAGCCTCTCCCTGCCTTCATTACACTCCCAGATTAAGTTCGTCTCATATCACCATATTCACAGATCCCCAGTTTGTTTGCTTGTCTCTGATGCTGTGATCAAACTGGCTACTTGTTTACCTTTTAATTTCAGAAGCTAAAACCTTGTAGACGTGTAGCCACAGGCTACTACTTACACAAAGCTTTCATTGACTTAAGAGGCATCTGTAGAAAGATCCAGTTAGTAATgatctctcctcatcctcctcctcctctaggGAAGATTCACAATCGCAGCCAAACACCACATCAGTATCGCAGAGGTCTACGAGTCCGAAATGGTGGATATAGAAAAGGTGAAATTTTGCAACTACAACAATTATCTTTTTATATTActaaatgtgatttattctGCAATAGTACaagtatttttttcccctttttttgtaAAGGCAATTGCACATTATGAACAAGCAGCAGACTACTACAAAGGAGAAGAGTCCAACAGGTACTGTTTTATTTCCTTACCTTGACTAAATTCATGTATTttatccaagcagcaacctccggtctaaaaatatgagtccaatgcggaagtgctaaaaactgtaaatgatccaggatctgcttgaggctggctccggaagtaccggaaaccacatacacaccagtttacaaaagccgatctttacagcagaaataaacatgtttacagcctggtacaaaagatgaatgtagtctggatagctcatttctcacacactgtaggggggtgaatttttttctaacgcagcaattttgaagatattgagattacgagtcttccaatgagaggcacagctgacttgactggcaggcgggaacactgtagctgttggttaggaggctcaaagcctgcctctttacatcacaattgctcgacagcagcaatatggctgccaccgacgattggcctcaaaacagcgcttcagaaacagatgggtgacctcacagatactatgtccatattttatacagtctatgattttatcATGTATTTGCTGCTCTAGAGTTGGATAATGCCAAGTtctaatgtgaaaaataaaagtaaggTGTTTTTCAATTATTTAAGTTATGCTGCATATTTCAGCAATATTTCATCTCCAAGTATCAGTGTTGGCTGCCAGCTTTGAGCCTATTGATTTATAGTTAACTGAACTGTCTATCACCCAAAAGGTGAAATAGTTATATAAGGAaagcatttgtttgtgttttcgtTCTAATGTATTAGAGAGCTTATTTTCCAAATGGCTCAAACAGAATGAGAAatgctctctgcctctgctctcGCCATTTTCACATTTTGACTTGTCAAAGCTGAGGAAGCACAGCTGCAACTAATTAACTCAACGTTAACGAGCACATGACACTGTAACACCTGGTGAAAACTCTGAGCCCTGGACCTGACTACATGGATTGTAATCAGTAGCTTCATTCATTACacctgtgtgtttcctgtgatgaCACATCGAAGCTTCTGTAGCAGAAAAGAGCTTCTCTGCATTATTATATACAAGTGAGCTTTGTATCATGATTTATCAGGATTTTATTGTAATCTATTGCATTCACAATGGCTGAGGGGAGTAATGGCAACAACAGTAATGGAGCcagtatattttaaatgttacatgAAGCCTAGGGTTATTGCATTTGTTCATTTTGTTGGGACAATTAGATATGGAATGGCCGCTTGAGTttcatgttgctgctgttgtagTTTCACACTCAGGCATCACTTAGTGCGGCTGACAGTCTAAATAGCATTAACACAGTCATTGTTAATGCTATTAGTAACACCCATGCTTTTCCTACTACTACAAGTTAAATGTCTTCTGTGGAAAGGCTCATGCTGTTTTCAAATCCCAGTTCACTGACTAACAGTTTGttgtattacatttttgtaatgACATTATAAAGAGTGTGTTGTGTAACGTTTGTGCTTTGCCTTACTTACAGTTCTGCCAACAAGTGTCTGCTGAAAGTGGGGGCTTACTGTGCTCAGCTGGAGCAGTATCAGAAGGCTATAGAGATCTATGAGCAGGTGTGTTTTGTCTCATGCTTCTCCATCAATAGTGACTCCAGGATGCTGATATttctaacagtgtttttatgatttgGATTCTTCTAGGTTGGAGCTAACACCATGGACAACCCTTTGTTGAAATACAGTGCTAAAGAATATTTCTTCAAAGCCTCCCTCTGTCATTTCATTGTGGATGAGCTCAACGCTAAGGCGAGTTTATACCTTATTATAGTTTCAGAGTATGGGAAAAGGGGGGAGTGGGGTAGAATTTTAACACGCTGTGTCTCCACAGATTGCTGTTGAAAAATATGAGGAGATGTTCCCGGCTTTCTCAGACTCGAGAGAATGCAAACTGTTGAAGGTAACACGGCATTGAAAACTCTTAGGAATCTGACGGCTTACTTTCTCCTCTTAATCTGTTCGGCTCCTGTGAGTAACCTACATATTTCTTTGTCTGAACAGAAACTTCTTGAAGCTCATGAGGAACAGAACAGCGAGGCTTTCACAGAAGCAGTAAGTTTTCAATTCGTAGGAAAGTTTTCAAACACGGGTATCTGGTGAGCAGAGGCGTCCCTCTACTTCTGCTCCTGTAGTTTGTTGGATCCCTTGTGTGTT belongs to Notolabrus celidotus isolate fNotCel1 chromosome 13, fNotCel1.pri, whole genome shotgun sequence and includes:
- the napbb gene encoding N-ethylmaleimide-sensitive factor attachment protein, beta b, whose protein sequence is MDNSGKEKEAIQLMADADKKVKSSGSFLGGMFGGGHHKVEEACEMYCRAANMFKMAKNWSAAGAAFCKAARIHMQLQNKHDSAVSFIDAGNAYKKSDPNEAIKCLNAAIDIYTDMGRFTIAAKHHISIAEVYESEMVDIEKAIAHYEQAADYYKGEESNSSANKCLLKVGAYCAQLEQYQKAIEIYEQVGANTMDNPLLKYSAKEYFFKASLCHFIVDELNAKIAVEKYEEMFPAFSDSRECKLLKKLLEAHEEQNSEAFTEAVKEFDSISRLDQWHTTLLLRIKKTIQGDEGDLK